A region from the Phycisphaeraceae bacterium genome encodes:
- the hisA gene encoding 1-(5-phosphoribosyl)-5-[(5-phosphoribosylamino)methylideneamino]imidazole-4-carboxamide isomerase, whose translation MFLFPSIDLRDGKVVRLQQGNYDQQTTYGNDPIAQARLFERAGASWLHVVDLDGARIGRVAHVEVITAICQATKLKIEVGGGVRSEAAIDALLSVGVTRVSLGTAALQNWKWFEKLVTNSSYQNRIVLDLGANKGKLTVSGWEKQLDTTALEIAQRVTDWPLAAIVYTDIATDGTMKGPNLEATAQIAGATKVPIVSSGGVGTLDHLRQLRRLPLQGVIVGRALYEGAFTPEEAIRVVEL comes from the coding sequence ATGTTTCTTTTCCCATCCATAGACCTTCGCGACGGCAAGGTCGTTCGCCTTCAACAGGGGAATTACGACCAGCAAACGACCTATGGCAACGACCCCATTGCTCAAGCCAGATTATTTGAGCGGGCGGGGGCGAGTTGGCTGCATGTAGTGGATCTTGATGGAGCACGGATTGGTCGGGTCGCCCATGTCGAGGTCATTACTGCCATTTGCCAAGCGACCAAGTTAAAGATTGAGGTCGGCGGAGGAGTTCGCAGTGAGGCTGCTATTGATGCCTTGCTTAGCGTTGGTGTAACACGAGTCAGCCTGGGAACTGCTGCGCTTCAAAATTGGAAATGGTTCGAAAAATTGGTAACTAACTCTTCCTATCAGAACAGGATAGTGCTGGATTTAGGTGCCAATAAGGGGAAGTTGACTGTCAGCGGATGGGAAAAGCAGTTGGATACAACTGCCTTGGAAATTGCTCAGCGTGTTACCGATTGGCCTTTAGCCGCGATTGTGTACACAGATATCGCCACCGATGGAACAATGAAGGGGCCGAATCTTGAAGCAACCGCACAAATTGCTGGAGCTACCAAGGTGCCGATTGTTTCGTCCGGTGGCGTAGGAACTCTGGATCACCTGCGACAGCTACGCCGCCTACCGCTTCAAGGAGTAATCGTTGGACGTGCGCTGTATGAGGGTGCGTTTACCCCAGAGGAAGCCATCCGTGTAGTGGAGCTGTGA
- the dnaK gene encoding molecular chaperone DnaK: MAKTIGIDLGTTNSVVAIMEGGSPKVLINSSGSRITPSIVGFTDKGERLVGQTAKHQQITNPRNTIYSIKRFMGRRHGEVHSEEKIVPYEVVGGEDELVKVKVREKLYTPQEISAMVLQDLKKTAEDYLGEKVTSAVITVPAYFNDSQRQATKEAGEIAGLKVERIINEPTAAALAYGLDKKKSGKVAVFDLGGGTFDISILDIGDGVFEVLSTNGDTHLGGDDWDQKLIDFLAEEFRKQESIDLRKDAMALQRLKEAAEKAKMELSTTQETTVNLPFITATAEGPKHLQITITRAKFEQLCIDLFERCRGPVLKALQDAKLSADQIAECVLVGGSTRMPRVQQIAKEIFKKDPNKSLNPDEVVAIGAAVQAAVLQGEVKDVLLLDVTPLSLGIETLGGVMTKLIDRNTTIPTSKKETFSTASDNQSEVTIHVLQGEREFANDNRTLGRFNLAGIAPAPRGMPQIEVEFNIDANGILNVAATDKGTGKTQKIEIKGSSGLSKEEIEKMKRDAEAHTADDKKKRELVDARNQAENLVYQTRKDLQEHGDKVSPEVRGKVESAISNVEARIKEDDAEAIKRSAAEVENARMEMGKEIYDKTGGASAGTGPGTDTGSDRSGQTAGSGVGKKGGDDVIDAEFEVKE, translated from the coding sequence ATGGCAAAAACAATCGGCATTGACCTGGGGACCACAAACTCTGTCGTCGCGATTATGGAAGGTGGTTCGCCCAAAGTGCTCATCAATAGCAGCGGCAGCCGCATCACTCCATCAATCGTCGGCTTTACCGACAAAGGCGAACGCCTCGTCGGGCAGACAGCCAAGCACCAGCAGATCACCAATCCCCGTAACACTATCTATTCGATCAAGCGATTCATGGGTCGGCGGCACGGCGAGGTTCACAGCGAAGAAAAAATTGTTCCCTATGAAGTCGTCGGAGGCGAAGACGAACTCGTCAAGGTGAAGGTGCGTGAAAAGCTATACACGCCACAAGAAATCTCCGCGATGGTGCTTCAAGATCTCAAGAAGACTGCGGAAGACTACCTCGGCGAAAAAGTAACCAGCGCTGTGATTACTGTGCCGGCATACTTCAATGATTCTCAGCGTCAGGCGACCAAGGAGGCTGGCGAGATTGCCGGCCTTAAGGTCGAACGCATCATCAACGAACCAACCGCAGCAGCTCTGGCGTATGGTCTGGATAAGAAAAAATCAGGCAAAGTTGCAGTGTTCGATCTAGGCGGTGGAACCTTCGATATCTCTATCCTCGATATTGGCGATGGTGTGTTTGAAGTGCTGTCAACCAATGGCGACACGCACCTGGGCGGCGATGACTGGGATCAGAAACTGATCGACTTTCTGGCAGAAGAGTTTCGTAAGCAGGAAAGCATTGACCTTCGCAAGGATGCGATGGCTCTGCAGCGTCTCAAAGAGGCAGCCGAGAAGGCCAAGATGGAGCTTTCTACGACTCAGGAGACGACGGTAAACCTTCCGTTCATTACCGCCACCGCCGAAGGGCCCAAGCACCTGCAGATCACGATTACACGAGCAAAATTTGAACAGCTTTGTATCGATCTGTTTGAGCGTTGCCGTGGGCCAGTGCTCAAGGCTCTCCAAGACGCCAAGCTGTCAGCGGATCAGATTGCCGAGTGCGTACTCGTTGGTGGCTCGACTCGCATGCCTCGCGTGCAACAGATCGCCAAGGAAATTTTCAAGAAAGACCCCAACAAGAGTCTTAACCCCGATGAAGTCGTTGCCATCGGCGCTGCGGTTCAGGCTGCGGTACTCCAAGGTGAAGTTAAGGATGTGTTGCTTCTTGACGTTACCCCGTTGTCTTTGGGCATCGAGACCCTTGGCGGGGTGATGACCAAGCTCATCGACCGCAACACGACCATACCCACTTCGAAAAAGGAAACTTTCTCAACCGCGAGCGACAACCAAAGTGAAGTGACTATTCACGTATTGCAGGGCGAGCGAGAATTTGCCAATGACAATCGAACTTTGGGTCGCTTCAACCTTGCAGGTATCGCGCCAGCCCCACGGGGAATGCCTCAGATCGAGGTTGAGTTCAACATCGATGCCAACGGCATCCTCAACGTCGCTGCAACCGACAAAGGCACGGGCAAGACTCAGAAGATAGAGATCAAAGGTTCCAGCGGTCTCTCGAAGGAAGAGATCGAGAAAATGAAGAGGGATGCCGAGGCTCACACCGCCGACGATAAGAAAAAGCGTGAGTTGGTCGATGCCCGTAATCAGGCGGAAAATCTCGTCTATCAGACTCGCAAAGATTTACAGGAACACGGCGACAAGGTCTCGCCTGAAGTGCGTGGAAAGGTCGAATCTGCGATCTCGAATGTTGAAGCGAGGATTAAGGAAGACGACGCCGAAGCCATTAAACGAAGTGCTGCTGAGGTCGAAAATGCCCGAATGGAAATGGGTAAGGAAATCTATGACAAGACCGGCGGGGCCTCAGCGGGAACCGGCCCCGGAACCGACACAGGCAGTGATCGAAGCGGACAAACAGCTGGAAGCGGCGTAGGTAAGAAGGGTGGTGACGATGTGATTGACGCTGAGTTCGAAGTCAAGGAATAG
- a CDS encoding HU family DNA-binding protein gives MAKTGKGATKSEILSNISNKTELSRKQVASVFDALAGEIQSGLSKKGPGVFTVPGLMKITCITKPATKAGTRPNPFKPGEMMEVKAKPARRVVKVRALRGLKDMAK, from the coding sequence ATGGCAAAGACTGGTAAAGGCGCCACCAAGAGCGAGATTCTGTCAAACATCAGCAACAAGACCGAGCTTTCCCGCAAGCAGGTCGCGTCGGTTTTTGACGCGCTGGCTGGCGAGATTCAGAGCGGACTGAGCAAGAAAGGTCCGGGCGTGTTCACTGTCCCGGGTCTGATGAAGATCACCTGTATCACCAAACCCGCCACCAAGGCTGGTACTCGCCCGAACCCGTTCAAGCCGGGCGAGATGATGGAAGTCAAGGCGAAGCCTGCCCGCCGTGTCGTTAAGGTTCGCGCTCTGCGTGGCCTGAAGGACATGGCGAAGTAA
- a CDS encoding acetylornithine/succinylornithine family transaminase yields MATTAAITKTQEIIERHEQFMEVNLPRYAVAMVRGEGCRLWDAEGKEYLDLFAGFGGSVLGHCHPEIVKAVNQQARTLWHVGNLLHTEPQTLLAETIAKHGFGGKSFFCHSGADANEAAIKIARLHGHKHPGKNGPRYKIISMLNSFHGRSFATMMATGQEKVRHGFEPWLNGFINVPFNDLEAIRNVLDNETIGILVEPIQGEGGCNIPDDNYFAALRKLCDERNMVLIFDEVWTGCGRTGKFFAHQHWGVIPDVMTLAKGVGGGLAVGVMCAGPRVWDHFDYRKHGMVAHATTLGGNCLSMAVSARIFEVIERDGLLANATTLGEHVVDRLTKFRKKCSAIKQIRGKGLFLGIELNPSAKDAWFKSAADVVNKCMEQGVLINGTQNTVLRLAPPIVITRKELDHGLDVIEAVIAG; encoded by the coding sequence TTGGCGACCACCGCAGCGATCACGAAGACACAGGAAATTATTGAACGCCACGAGCAATTCATGGAGGTTAATCTCCCCCGATATGCGGTGGCAATGGTGCGCGGCGAAGGATGTCGTTTATGGGATGCGGAGGGAAAGGAATACCTTGACCTTTTCGCTGGTTTTGGTGGCAGCGTCCTCGGACACTGCCACCCAGAAATCGTCAAAGCGGTGAATCAACAGGCCCGTACTCTCTGGCACGTGGGTAACCTGTTACACACTGAACCGCAAACCCTGCTGGCGGAAACTATTGCCAAACATGGGTTTGGTGGAAAATCCTTTTTCTGCCACAGCGGGGCCGACGCCAACGAAGCTGCAATCAAGATTGCTCGTCTTCATGGCCACAAACACCCCGGCAAAAATGGACCTCGCTACAAAATCATCTCCATGCTCAACAGTTTCCATGGTCGGAGCTTTGCCACCATGATGGCGACCGGCCAGGAAAAAGTTCGCCATGGATTTGAACCGTGGCTTAATGGATTTATCAACGTCCCGTTTAATGACCTGGAGGCCATTCGGAATGTCCTCGACAATGAGACCATCGGTATCCTTGTCGAACCAATTCAGGGCGAGGGCGGATGCAACATACCTGATGACAATTATTTTGCCGCATTGAGGAAACTCTGTGACGAGCGAAATATGGTGCTGATATTTGATGAGGTATGGACCGGATGTGGTCGTACCGGCAAGTTTTTTGCGCATCAGCACTGGGGTGTGATTCCGGACGTCATGACCCTCGCCAAGGGTGTTGGAGGCGGGTTGGCGGTCGGGGTGATGTGCGCAGGACCACGTGTTTGGGACCACTTTGATTATCGCAAGCATGGCATGGTCGCGCATGCCACAACACTTGGAGGTAACTGCCTGTCGATGGCTGTCAGTGCACGGATCTTTGAGGTAATCGAGCGTGACGGCCTGCTCGCCAATGCCACCACACTCGGTGAGCACGTAGTTGACCGACTGACAAAGTTCCGCAAGAAGTGTTCTGCGATAAAGCAAATCCGCGGCAAAGGTCTCTTTCTTGGTATCGAACTGAATCCTTCTGCCAAAGATGCTTGGTTTAAGAGCGCAGCCGATGTCGTCAACAAATGTATGGAACAAGGGGTCTTAATCAACGGCACACAGAACACCGTACTCCGGCTCGCTCCACCGATTGTCATCACACGCAAAGAGCTGGATCACGGCCTGGATGTGATCGAAGCCGTAATAGCGGGATAA
- a CDS encoding ribonuclease HI family protein, producing MQITIHIDGGARGNPGPAATGVVIQSVEPAFTLHEGGYFLGKATNNVAEYQGLIRGLELAVDLGATDARIFSDSELMVRQIRGEYKVKSPDLKPLYEHAQRLLLQIDLWQIQHVYRTENKRADELVNMAIDAKRDVVVVSASDFLSEDRNPHLAIRRPLSTTSQQVVPKASITRPSSDVPGVLRWTATLASDDRDGCPAPNCLAGKPYSFTATTPQGLCVHAAKAALDNGPLVKADDHETTSETKCSRCGVIVKLEKL from the coding sequence ATGCAAATCACGATTCACATTGATGGCGGTGCTCGCGGAAATCCTGGCCCTGCCGCCACCGGCGTGGTCATTCAGAGCGTAGAACCCGCTTTTACCCTCCATGAGGGAGGTTACTTTCTCGGTAAAGCTACGAACAATGTTGCGGAATATCAGGGACTTATTCGCGGCCTCGAACTAGCGGTTGATCTTGGTGCGACTGATGCGCGGATTTTCAGCGATTCCGAACTAATGGTTCGCCAAATCAGGGGTGAATACAAAGTTAAATCACCCGATCTTAAGCCGTTGTACGAACACGCACAGCGGCTCCTTCTTCAGATCGACCTTTGGCAGATCCAACACGTTTACCGAACTGAAAACAAGCGAGCGGACGAATTGGTGAATATGGCTATTGATGCCAAACGCGATGTGGTAGTCGTATCGGCCAGTGACTTTCTCAGTGAAGATCGTAATCCGCATCTGGCTATCCGTCGGCCACTCAGTACCACCTCGCAACAGGTTGTACCCAAGGCATCGATTACTCGACCTTCGAGCGATGTACCGGGTGTTCTTCGCTGGACAGCTACTCTCGCATCAGATGATCGTGACGGCTGTCCTGCACCGAATTGTCTTGCGGGCAAACCGTATTCTTTCACTGCAACCACTCCGCAGGGGCTATGTGTCCATGCAGCAAAAGCCGCTCTTGACAACGGCCCACTCGTGAAGGCAGATGACCATGAGACTACGAGTGAAACTAAATGCAGCCGCTGCGGCGTTATTGTAAAACTCGAAAAGCTCTGA
- a CDS encoding Gfo/Idh/MocA family oxidoreductase gives MIRLAVIGMGSRITGMIQQMVAVSSDIELVAIVDPDESAVRNRLLWKGMPKSEHVKFYPTVDALLEHAHQFDAMAIGTRCHLHTPYAVKVAPTRLPLFLEKPVAITKDQLSQLATAYRGREDSVVISFPLRVTPLFTASLNIIRSGRLGTVNQVQAFNNVPYGGVYYGSWYRNYDEVGGLWLQKATHDFDYINLMLGKQPIRIAATTTRKIYVGDKPHDLVCSKCDQTDTCKESPKHLKMRGDPGGMDANDHPCAFSRDIKNEDAGSALIQYESGEHVSYTQNFISRKAAGRRGAIITGYDATLEFDWYTDEIRVVDHHGASRVDKINVRSSTGHMGGDFELARMFIEIITKQTPSRSSLRDGLLSAAMCLAARESSLTNTFQPIPTVDELPGLTHAARRETALV, from the coding sequence ATGATCCGTCTAGCAGTCATCGGTATGGGTAGTCGCATTACAGGCATGATCCAGCAAATGGTTGCCGTCAGCTCCGATATCGAGTTAGTCGCCATTGTTGATCCTGATGAATCTGCAGTGCGGAACAGGTTGCTTTGGAAAGGTATGCCCAAATCCGAACATGTAAAGTTTTACCCCACTGTTGACGCCCTGCTTGAACACGCTCATCAATTCGACGCTATGGCTATCGGCACCCGTTGTCATCTTCATACACCATATGCGGTAAAAGTTGCACCGACTCGATTGCCGCTCTTTCTTGAAAAACCTGTAGCCATCACAAAGGATCAACTCTCGCAACTGGCGACTGCATATCGTGGACGAGAAGATTCCGTAGTTATTTCGTTCCCCTTGCGCGTCACGCCACTCTTCACTGCATCACTCAACATCATCCGCTCCGGTCGGCTGGGAACGGTCAATCAGGTTCAGGCATTCAATAACGTTCCCTACGGCGGAGTCTATTACGGCTCGTGGTACCGCAACTATGACGAGGTGGGAGGGTTATGGCTTCAAAAAGCGACACACGACTTCGACTACATCAATCTCATGCTTGGTAAACAGCCTATCCGCATCGCCGCCACCACTACGCGCAAGATCTATGTTGGCGATAAACCGCATGATCTGGTCTGTTCCAAATGTGATCAGACTGATACATGCAAGGAAAGTCCAAAACATCTGAAGATGCGTGGTGACCCCGGCGGGATGGATGCGAATGATCATCCCTGTGCGTTCAGCCGGGATATCAAAAACGAGGATGCTGGTTCAGCACTGATCCAATATGAGAGCGGTGAGCATGTGAGCTACACACAAAACTTCATCTCACGCAAAGCGGCGGGAAGACGAGGCGCGATTATCACCGGTTATGACGCCACGCTGGAATTTGACTGGTACACCGACGAGATACGCGTGGTGGATCACCATGGAGCCAGTCGCGTGGACAAAATCAACGTCCGATCCAGTACCGGCCACATGGGCGGCGATTTTGAATTGGCGCGGATGTTTATCGAGATCATCACGAAGCAAACTCCCTCGCGCTCATCGCTGCGCGACGGCCTGCTCAGTGCTGCGATGTGCTTGGCAGCTCGTGAATCGAGTCTAACCAACACCTTCCAGCCCATTCCTACGGTGGATGAGTTACCGGGATTAACGCACGCTGCAAGACGAGAAACCGCACTTGTCTGA
- a CDS encoding Hsp20/alpha crystallin family protein — protein MPSAPRDELEQMAGHLNEMISKLWQWHAGDFCPVDTWSPSINFYRFDRRIEVCVDLAGVNPRDIDVHIQPGALSIRGSRPAPEPKREEGEPMRIETMEIDHGRFCRVIQLPEHVDLSKVESLYRSGMLWIRLPFRDPG, from the coding sequence ATGCCATCCGCACCGCGAGATGAACTGGAACAGATGGCTGGCCATCTTAATGAGATGATCAGCAAGCTGTGGCAGTGGCATGCAGGTGATTTCTGTCCAGTGGATACGTGGTCTCCTTCGATTAATTTTTACAGGTTCGATCGACGTATCGAAGTTTGTGTTGATCTTGCGGGAGTCAATCCAAGAGATATTGATGTGCACATCCAGCCTGGTGCGCTCTCAATCCGAGGATCGAGACCAGCCCCTGAACCTAAACGGGAGGAAGGAGAGCCGATGCGAATTGAAACAATGGAGATCGACCACGGCCGGTTCTGCCGTGTAATTCAATTACCCGAACATGTGGACCTGTCTAAAGTCGAATCTCTGTATCGAAGCGGCATGCTCTGGATCAGACTTCCGTTTCGTGATCCAGGATGA
- the lon gene encoding endopeptidase La, whose protein sequence is MSEEKPKPEDETSPIGARVTTAEEVSTTPKLEGSVTSRVAGESLSPARVDIPNVIPVLPIRGTVMFPGTVSPLGVGRPASRRLLDEWLPQSKIIALATQRDESEEEPAPEGLYQVGTAVMVLKLIRQPDETVSIIVHGLGRIAFKKFIQTKPYLKAEVERIEEILPTERKTFDAAVAQLREQARQLIELTPNAPEQAVTVLVNIEDPSNLADFLAANLNLGLQQKQDLLEEPDVAKRVRAVHQHVSNQLEIVKLQQKIQQDVQSSIGEGQRKFFLREQLKAIQKELGEDQDGTGQAVAELRKKLEAAKPPEKVMTEAIRDLNRLESIPPASPEYSLILTYLELLADLPWNKRSEDNLDLSRARKTLDRDHFDLDKVKRRLIEYLAVRKLNPTGRGPILCLVGPPGVGKTSLGQSIADALGRKFVRMSFGGIRDEAEIRGHRRTYIGAMPGRIIQEMRRAGTNNPIMMLDEVDKLGADFRGDPASALLEVLDPRQNNAFVDRYLDVPFDLSQVIFIATANYIGNVPAPLRDRMEIIDIPGYTDNDKLQIARKYLVPRQLIENGLTRDNCKWTPEAIRKVINDYTREAGVRELERQIGAVCRGVAAEVAGASKRNGKVYTVDSALVRKLLGAERHLREVDEKSRLPGVVIGLAYTPVGGDILFIEATSFPGKGVITLTGQIGDVMKESVTAAVSVFKTRAPSFNFDLKRLAERDIHIHVPAGAVPKDGPSAGIAMYTAVASLLLDIPVKPALAMTGEITLRGRVLPIGGVKEKSLAAMRAGIKTIILPGQNKRDLDEVDAEVKRKCKFIFVDIVDEVLDIALGKDAIRKAIRRSDKLLMNDPIRTRGNREIGPDQAVRTA, encoded by the coding sequence TTGTCGGAAGAGAAACCGAAACCTGAAGACGAGACATCACCCATCGGCGCACGAGTTACCACCGCCGAAGAGGTATCCACGACACCAAAGCTCGAAGGTTCCGTTACGAGTCGAGTGGCAGGTGAATCGTTGTCTCCCGCTCGTGTAGATATTCCGAATGTCATCCCAGTTCTACCAATTCGCGGAACTGTGATGTTCCCGGGAACAGTCTCCCCATTGGGCGTTGGCCGGCCTGCCAGCCGCAGGCTGCTCGATGAGTGGCTGCCACAGTCAAAAATTATTGCATTGGCAACCCAACGCGATGAATCTGAGGAAGAACCTGCTCCTGAAGGACTTTATCAGGTCGGCACCGCTGTAATGGTGCTCAAACTCATTCGTCAACCCGACGAGACGGTTTCAATCATCGTTCATGGTCTGGGACGTATTGCGTTCAAAAAGTTCATTCAGACCAAACCCTACCTCAAAGCTGAGGTGGAGCGGATCGAAGAAATTTTGCCAACTGAGCGTAAGACATTCGACGCCGCGGTGGCACAGCTCCGCGAACAGGCTCGCCAGCTCATCGAGCTTACTCCCAACGCTCCTGAACAGGCTGTCACCGTACTGGTAAATATCGAAGACCCAAGCAATCTCGCGGATTTCCTGGCGGCAAACCTGAATCTTGGTCTGCAGCAGAAGCAGGATCTGCTCGAAGAACCGGACGTCGCCAAGCGTGTCCGTGCTGTACATCAACATGTGTCGAATCAGCTTGAAATCGTCAAGCTCCAACAAAAAATTCAACAGGATGTACAGTCATCCATCGGAGAGGGCCAGCGAAAGTTTTTCCTCCGTGAACAGTTGAAAGCGATTCAGAAGGAACTCGGCGAAGACCAGGATGGCACAGGTCAGGCAGTCGCAGAACTGCGGAAAAAGCTCGAGGCCGCCAAGCCGCCGGAAAAAGTGATGACGGAGGCGATACGAGATCTCAACCGTCTCGAATCCATTCCGCCAGCCAGTCCTGAGTACTCATTGATCTTGACCTACCTTGAACTGCTCGCCGACCTTCCCTGGAACAAACGGAGTGAGGACAATCTCGATTTGAGCCGCGCGAGAAAGACGCTTGATCGCGATCACTTTGATCTGGACAAAGTTAAACGACGCCTCATTGAGTACCTAGCGGTACGAAAACTCAACCCAACCGGCCGTGGTCCGATCCTATGTCTGGTTGGCCCGCCCGGAGTAGGTAAGACCAGTCTGGGGCAATCGATCGCTGACGCGCTGGGTAGAAAGTTTGTACGCATGAGCTTTGGTGGTATCCGTGACGAAGCGGAAATTCGCGGTCACCGTCGAACCTATATCGGAGCTATGCCAGGCCGGATCATTCAGGAGATGCGTCGGGCGGGGACGAACAATCCCATCATGATGCTCGACGAGGTGGACAAGCTTGGAGCAGATTTTCGCGGTGATCCAGCCAGCGCATTGCTGGAAGTGTTGGATCCTCGACAAAATAATGCGTTCGTCGATCGCTACCTTGACGTGCCATTCGATCTTTCGCAGGTAATCTTCATCGCAACGGCCAACTACATTGGGAATGTACCCGCCCCGCTGCGTGATCGAATGGAGATCATCGACATCCCCGGCTATACGGACAATGACAAGCTCCAAATCGCGCGGAAATATCTCGTCCCTAGACAACTGATCGAGAATGGCTTGACCCGTGATAACTGCAAATGGACCCCTGAAGCCATTCGTAAAGTCATCAATGACTACACTCGCGAGGCTGGCGTACGTGAACTCGAACGCCAGATAGGAGCGGTCTGCCGTGGAGTCGCTGCGGAAGTGGCTGGGGCAAGCAAGCGAAACGGAAAAGTCTATACCGTCGATTCTGCGCTGGTGAGAAAACTCCTGGGCGCTGAGCGACATCTGCGCGAAGTAGATGAGAAGTCACGGTTACCCGGCGTGGTGATCGGACTGGCGTACACCCCTGTCGGCGGAGATATCCTGTTCATCGAAGCCACATCATTCCCCGGCAAGGGTGTCATCACCCTCACCGGACAGATCGGCGATGTGATGAAAGAGTCGGTGACGGCTGCAGTAAGTGTGTTCAAAACTCGTGCGCCTTCCTTCAACTTCGATCTCAAACGGCTGGCGGAACGGGATATTCACATTCACGTTCCTGCCGGTGCCGTACCCAAGGATGGCCCCAGCGCGGGTATCGCCATGTACACGGCGGTTGCGTCCCTTCTGCTCGATATTCCCGTGAAACCTGCGCTGGCGATGACTGGTGAAATTACGCTCCGCGGACGAGTACTTCCCATTGGCGGCGTAAAAGAAAAAAGTCTCGCAGCCATGCGAGCCGGAATTAAAACAATCATTCTGCCCGGACAAAATAAGCGGGACCTTGATGAGGTGGATGCAGAGGTTAAGCGTAAATGCAAGTTTATTTTTGTTGACATTGTGGACGAGGTACTGGATATCGCATTGGGCAAGGACGCTATCCGCAAGGCCATCCGCAGGTCTGACAAACTACTGATGAATGATCCGATTCGAACGAGGGGAAACCGCGAGATTGGGCCGGACCAAGCGGTGAGGACGGCCTAG
- the sppA gene encoding signal peptide peptidase SppA: MMKVIALLSLTLTLAACGPLTMTIGAPGDQRLQTTVIENHAGGNRVAIIDLSGLIYNGNKPALLRQGENPVNLLQEKLEKARTDEKVKAVILRLNTPGGTVTASDMMYREVMRFKTRTHKPVIALMMDITASGGYYLACASDEMIAYPTTVVGSIGVIVQTISFKGAMNKIGIDAEAITSGPNKDVGSPLVKMTDEHRAILRSLVDDFYNRFVDIVRQARPEIPADQFARITDGRVFSGEDALKVGLVDRVGDIHDAFEAAKTRAGIRNADLVIYHRPLEYVGSVYAQSSVSSGNAGTQINLAQFNFAESLNDSSAGFYYLWDPTIPFTR; this comes from the coding sequence ATGATGAAAGTGATCGCTCTACTCTCGCTGACACTCACACTTGCTGCGTGTGGTCCGCTCACCATGACTATCGGCGCGCCGGGTGACCAACGCCTTCAAACCACAGTAATTGAAAACCATGCTGGCGGAAACCGCGTGGCCATCATCGATCTATCAGGGTTGATCTATAACGGGAACAAACCCGCGCTGCTGCGACAAGGTGAAAATCCAGTCAATCTTCTCCAAGAAAAACTCGAAAAAGCACGGACTGATGAAAAGGTCAAGGCGGTCATCCTGCGTCTCAACACGCCTGGCGGCACCGTCACCGCCAGCGACATGATGTATCGCGAAGTCATGCGATTTAAGACACGAACACACAAGCCCGTCATCGCGCTCATGATGGATATTACCGCCAGCGGTGGCTACTACCTCGCCTGCGCGAGCGATGAAATGATTGCGTATCCAACCACCGTCGTCGGCAGTATCGGTGTAATTGTGCAGACGATCAGCTTCAAGGGCGCAATGAACAAGATTGGAATTGATGCGGAAGCAATTACCAGCGGCCCCAATAAGGATGTAGGCTCACCTCTCGTCAAAATGACGGATGAACACCGTGCAATCCTACGATCACTGGTGGACGATTTTTACAATCGGTTTGTCGATATCGTACGACAAGCGCGGCCAGAGATTCCCGCCGATCAGTTTGCCAGAATCACTGATGGCCGAGTGTTCAGCGGTGAGGATGCCTTGAAGGTCGGTCTTGTAGATCGTGTGGGTGATATTCACGATGCTTTCGAGGCAGCAAAAACTCGGGCGGGTATCCGCAATGCTGACCTCGTTATTTATCACCGCCCGCTGGAGTACGTCGGATCAGTCTATGCGCAATCTTCCGTTTCTTCCGGCAACGCGGGGACACAGATCAATCTTGCTCAATTTAATTTCGCCGAGTCTTTGAATGATTCCTCGGCTGGGTTTTACTATTTGTGGGATCCAACAATCCCATTCACACGATGA